A single genomic interval of Mustela nigripes isolate SB6536 chromosome 7, MUSNIG.SB6536, whole genome shotgun sequence harbors:
- the LRRN4 gene encoding leucine-rich repeat neuronal protein 4 yields MWWALLALPVLLPTALRLCLAGPPQERGPLFWLTRQDSRESGAANATVSPCEGLPSAGASTLTLANRSLERLPNCLPPALRNLDASHNLLRALSAAELGALPQLQVLMLRHNRIAELRWGPGGPAALHTLDLSYNQLATLPPCAGPALPGLRSLALAGNPLQTLQPRAFACLPALRFLNLSGTALGRDLGAGIADGAFAGAGGALEVLDLSGTFLERVQSGWIRDLPKLTSLHLRKMPRLRTLEAAIFKMIPNLQQLDCQDSSALTSVHTQLFQDTPRLQVLLFQNCNLSSFPPWSLHSSQVLSISLFGNPLICSCELSWLLRDAKKTVLSRAADTVCVPASGSQDLFSAPLSLSQLPTVCHLDQSTTLNSSSPPAVPLTHQPSAQGLTTPWSTAPSTRPVEAGQSVTKPLSFSTDSTTQTAWSHSGIKVGTARSMAIPTADSSTSSAPRRAANTAGAEHQEHTATLVHAPHVSAASTPSAGKHPGLFPTPWSQVQTPQPDYRAQATLQAPHPSPSEGGIPVLLLDESSEEEEEEGQKEEVGAPPQDVPCDYHPCKHLQTPCAELQRRSRCRCPGLSGEDSLPDPPRLQAVTETTDTSALVHWCAPNSVVHGYQIHYSPEGWAENQSVTVVADIYATARQHPLYGLSPGTMYRVCILAANRAGLSQPVQASGWTRACAAFTTKPSFVLVFAGLCTACGLLLITTLLLAACLCRRSRTVRLQCYNTHLVAYKNPAFDYPLKLQTLS; encoded by the exons ATGTGGTGGGCCCTGCTGGCCCTGCCGGTCCTGCTGCCCACGGCGCTGCGCCTCTGCTTGGCAGGGCCTCCCCAGGAGAGGGGCCCTCTTTTCTGGCTGACTCGGCAGGACTCTCGGGAAAGCGGGGCCGCCAACGCCACGGTCTCGCCCTGCGAGGGGCTGCCCTCCGCGGGAGCGTCGACCTTGACCCTGGCGAACCGCAGCCTGGAGCGTCTGCCCAACTGTCTGCCGCCCGCGCTGCGCAACCTAGACGCCAGCCACAACCTGCTGCGCGCCCTGAGCGCGGCAGAGCTCGGCGCCCTGCCGCAGCTGCAGGTGCTGATGCTGCGCCACAACCGCATCGCCGAGCTGCGCTGGGGCCCCGGCGGGCCGGCGGCGCTGCACACGCTGGACCTCAGCTACAACCAGCTGGCCACGCTGCCGCCGTGCGCCGGGCCCGCGCTGCCCGGCCTCCGCTCGCTGGCGCTCGCCGGGAACCCGCTGCAGACGCTGCAGCCCCGGGCCTTCGCCTGCCTCCCGGCGCTGCGCTTCCTCAACCTCTCTGGCACCGCGCTGGGCCGCGACCTGGGGGCGGGCATCGCCGACGGGGCCTTCGCGGGAGCGGGAGGCGCGCTCGAGGTCCTGGACCTCAGCGGCACGTTCCTGGAGCGCG TTCAGTCAGGGTGGATCAGAGACCTGCCGAAACTCACCTCTCTCCACCTGAGGAAGATGCCCAGGCTGCGGACCCTGGAGGCAGCCATTTTCAAGATGATCCCCAACCTGCAGCAGCTGGATTGTCAAGACTCGTCCGCCCTGACTTCTGTCCACACCCAGCTCTTCCAAGACACTCCTCGCCTACAGGTCCTTCTATTCCAGaa cTGTAACTTGAGTTCTTTCCCTCCATGGAGCCTGCATTCCTCCCAAGTCCTGTCCATCAGCCTCTTTGGCAACCCCCTCATTTGCAGCTGTGAATTGTCCTGGCTCCTCAGGGATGCAAAGAAGACTGTCCTAAGCAG GGCAGCAGACACTGTGTGTGTACCGGCTTCAGGATCCCAAGACCTCTTCTCAGCCCCTCTTTCGCTGTCCCAGCTGCCCACTGTGTGTCATCTGGACCAAAGCACCACCCTCAATTCCAGCTCGCCCCCGGCTGTTCCCCTCACCCACCAACCGTCAGCGCAGGGTCTCACCACCCCATGGAGCACAGCTCCTTCCACTCGACCTGTGGAAGCTGGACAGAGTGTCACCAagcccctctccttctccacGGATTCCACCACACAAACCGCATGGTCCCACAGTGGCATCAAAGTGGGGACCGCCCGCTCCATGGCCATCCCCACAGCAGATTCTAGCACCTCCAGCGCTCCGCGCAGGGCTGCAAACACAGCTGGGGCAGAGCACCAAGAGCACACTGCCACGCTGGTCCATGCGCCTCACGTGTCAGCTGCTTCCACCCCCTCGGCCGGCAAACACCCTGGGCTCTTCCCTACCCCCTGGAGCCAGGTGCAGACGCCCCAGCCCGACTACAGGGCACAGGCCACCCTGCAGGCGCCTCATCCGAGTCCTTCTGAGGGCGGGATTCCAGTCTTGCTGTTGGACGAATctagtgaggaggaggaggaggaggggcagaaggaggaggtgggagcACCTCCCCAGGATGTCCCCTGTGATTACCACCCCTGCAAGCACCTGCAGACCCCATGTGCGGAGCTGCAAAGGCGCTCACGGTGTCGATGCCCCGGGCTCAGCGGGGAGGACAGCCTCCCGGACCCCCCAAGGCTGCAGGCAGTGACCGAGACCACTGACACATCGGCCCTCGTGCACTGGTGCGCCCCGAACTCGGTGGTGCACGGCTACCAGATCCACTACTCTCCTGAGGGCTGGGCAGAAAACCAGTCGGTGACCGTGGTGGCGGACATCTATGCCACCGCCCGGCAGCACCCCCTGTATGGGCTCTCACCGGGCACCATGTACCGCGTGTGCATCCTGGCCGCCAACCGCGCGGGCCTGAGCCAGCCTGTCCAGGCCTCGGGCTGGACGCGGGCGTGCGCCGCCTTCACCACCAAGCCCAGCTTTGTGCTGGTCTTCGCGGGGCTGTGCACTGCCTGCGGCCTCCTGCTCATCACCACCCTGCTGCTGGCAGCATGTCTGTGTCGCCGCAGCAGAACGGTGCGCCTGCAGTGCTACAACACGCACCTGGTGGCCTACAAAAACCCAGCCTTCGACTACCCGCTGAAGCTCCAGACGCTCAGTTAG